From the genome of Haemophilus parainfluenzae, one region includes:
- the nirK gene encoding copper-containing nitrite reductase, which translates to MNEQRRDFFKNSALGLATITLGAGLSLIPSAQAEEKASNTATTAVENLPEIEAELTLAPNVPKPIERNYPAKVVVKLTALEQIMDLMDGVQFKFWTLNGSVPAPFIRVREGDMVEVQLSNSASSMMPHSIDFHAAAVPMGGALASETPPTRTSTFQFRALRSGIYLYHCGSQPVDIHLAKGMYGLVLVEPKEGLPKVDREFYIMQSEFYTKGEFGDPGLQPFSMQKAIDERPEYVLFNGKVGATMDGNALKAKTGESIRLFVGNAGPNLCSSFHLIGAVFDNVYVEGGTLVNHNVQTTLIPSGSATMVETRIDVPGTYVFMDHSIFRAVNKGTMGQIVVEGEKNPTIYSGKLKDEAFKEANPQKPQPVPYEIDSHKGMDMGHSHHEHSDASSGATRK; encoded by the coding sequence ATGAACGAACAACGTCGAGATTTTTTTAAAAACAGTGCACTAGGCCTAGCAACAATTACATTAGGTGCTGGTTTAAGCCTTATTCCTTCTGCTCAAGCGGAAGAAAAAGCCTCAAATACAGCAACTACTGCAGTTGAGAATTTACCAGAAATTGAAGCTGAACTAACACTTGCGCCAAATGTGCCAAAACCGATTGAACGTAACTATCCAGCAAAAGTCGTGGTAAAACTGACCGCACTTGAGCAAATTATGGATTTAATGGATGGTGTGCAATTTAAATTCTGGACATTAAATGGTAGCGTGCCTGCGCCATTCATTCGTGTACGCGAAGGTGATATGGTGGAAGTGCAACTTTCCAACTCAGCGAGTTCAATGATGCCGCACAGCATCGATTTTCATGCTGCCGCTGTGCCAATGGGCGGAGCACTCGCAAGTGAAACGCCACCAACGCGAACATCAACCTTCCAATTTAGAGCGTTACGTTCGGGGATTTATCTATACCACTGTGGCAGTCAGCCTGTGGATATTCACCTTGCCAAGGGGATGTATGGTTTAGTTTTAGTTGAGCCAAAAGAAGGCTTGCCAAAAGTGGATCGCGAATTCTACATCATGCAAAGTGAATTCTATACCAAAGGTGAATTTGGCGATCCTGGCTTGCAACCATTCAGTATGCAAAAGGCCATTGATGAACGCCCTGAATACGTCCTCTTTAACGGTAAAGTCGGTGCAACTATGGACGGAAATGCCTTAAAAGCGAAAACCGGTGAAAGCATTCGTCTATTTGTAGGAAATGCTGGACCAAATTTATGCTCTTCTTTCCACTTAATTGGTGCCGTATTTGATAATGTGTATGTGGAAGGCGGTACGCTTGTTAATCATAATGTTCAAACAACTTTGATTCCATCTGGCAGTGCTACCATGGTGGAAACTCGAATTGATGTACCGGGCACTTATGTCTTTATGGATCACTCGATTTTCCGTGCTGTAAATAAAGGCACGATGGGACAAATCGTGGTCGAAGGCGAAAAAAATCCGACTATTTATTCTGGCAAATTAAAAGACGAAGCCTTTAAAGAAGCCAATCCACAAAAACCGCAACCTGTTCCTTACGAAATTGACAGTCATAAAGGAATGGATATGGGGCATTCTCATCACGAACATTCTGATGCGAGTTCCGGTGCAACCAGAAAATAG